CGAGCGGCATGCGCGCCCTGACTGTCAGGGATGGTCAGGGCATTCTGCGACGGAGCCTTGCGAGACGGGATGCCACACGCCGTGGTTCTCACGTGCGCTGAGGCGGTCCGCCTCTTGGGCGCACTCGATCAGCTGGGTGGTGCTCAAGGGGACGGCGGCCGTGAACACCCGCCCGACGTGGCGGCAGAGGTGCGCTGGGCGGAAGTCCGGTGAGTACGGTTCGCCTACGACGGCGAACAGATCGGGCAGTCGCCAGCCCAGCGGGCCGGCTATCGCGCAGAGCTGGTAGCGCCTGTGCGGTGTCGGCCCCCAGTCCGACACCATCGCGCGCAGCGTGCTGCGGGACAGTCCCGCGAAGGGGAGCTCCTTGATGCCGAAGCCGCGGTTGCGGAGCAGCCCGTTGAACACGGCGGCGGGACCGCTCTCGGCGGGCGTGGGGTACGGCGAGGTCGGTTCCACGAAGGGCCCCGGGGCGTCGAGGTGCGGCAGCGAGCGGACGAAGTCCTCCAGCGAGGCGAGTTGTGCGTGGTCGCAGTGGCTGACGCGGTAGGCGAACTGCTCTGTGATCGTGGCGTCGCGTTTCGGGGGAAGGAGTTCCGCCGGGACCGGGTGGCCCGCGATGACGAGCAGGTCGGCGGGCGGTACGTCGAGTTCGGTGGCGAGTTCGGCGAGGGTCTCGGGGGTGGTGTCGGTGCCGCTCGCGGCGAGGTTGCTGAGGAGGTCGGCTCGTCCCATACGAGGAAGGTAGCGGTGGGGTGAGAGGGCAGATGTCCGAGGTGACGATCACTCAGTGCCTCTTTTTGAACGGGGAGGTCGGAGCCGCGGCTGTATCTGGCAAGATCAGCTCGTGGCTCGGCATTCGGTGTCCTTGAGCGGGATCGAGTTCGCAGACTGGCGGGCTGTCCACTCCTGGGCTTCCCTCTCCGAGGTCTGCCGCTTCCAGACGTGGGGACCGAACACCGAAGAGCAGACGCGCGTCTTCGTGATGGCCGCGGTCGAGGCCTGGTCGCATACGCCTGGGCAGCGGTTCGCTCATGTAGCGCGTGTCGATGGCGAGGTGGTCGGCATCGGGGAGCTTCACGTCCGGAGCCGAGGGCAGCGTCAAGGTGAGATCACCTATGCGGTGCATCCGCGGGTTTGGGGGCAGGGCGTCGGAACGGCGATCGGCAGGCAACTGCTGGCGCGCGGGTTCGAGGAACTTGAGCTCCACCGCATCTATGCCACCTGTGACCCGCGCAACCTCGGATCGGCACGGGTTCTCGGCAAGCTCGGCATGACATGGGAAGGACGTCATCGTCATACCGCTGTGATCCGGGATGGTTGGCGGGACTCCGACGTGTTCGCCGTCCTCGAAGACGAGTGGCGTGCGCCCGCCCCATCCCCTTGGCCGCCGCGGGGATGACTCGTCAGCCCGTGGGGGAGCACGTACCGCACGCATCCGAGGAACCATGGGGGCCGAGCCGGGGCGGCACCGTGGTCGCTCTGGGCGCTGGTTCCTGAGCCTCGAACTGCTTGTACTTGCCGCATTCGGACGGGCGGGCCCACGGCCTGGCTGTTCCATCCGCATCGTGAGGGGACGTACCGTGCCGTTGATGAGCCGCCGCTCCCGCGCGTCAGCCCTGGGCGTTCTGGCTGCCGCGCTGTTCGCTTTCACCGGGCTGTGTTTCTCCCAGGGCAAGACTCCGGGCCTCCTCCCGGAAAGCAGTTGGGGAGACTGGAGAGACGAAGAGAGGGACGGCTGGTCGACGCACGTCAGGGTCAGCACCTGGTCTCGTGCCGCTCAAGCCCGCATCGACTGGGGCAAGGCCGAAGGGATCGACCTCAACGCGTACGGCAGGACGGCCCGCGATATCAGCATCATGCACCGCACCGTCTTCACTCTCACTCCCGACGGGAAGCTCACTGCGAAACGGTCGTGAGCCAGCCCCTGCAGAATGTCCTGGCGGGCACGGGCTCGGGGTGATGAGCTGGTTCCCGCGGGGGCAGCCGGTGTGCCGTACCGGTGGTCGCCGGAAGCCGGGGGTTCAGCGTCGGCGGGCTCGGTGGGCCGCACGGTCGCGCCAGTGGCAGTACGCCGCCGCCGGATCGGTCCAGTACTTCCACGGGAGGGCGCCCACGTAGCCGTCGACCAGGCGGAACTGCGTCAGCGCCGCATCGTACCGCTTCTGGCGGGTCAGGAAGTAGGCCAGCAGGTGGCGCAGCTCGGCGGTGTTCGGATGGTTCGAGGGGGCTGCGGCGACGTCGGCCAGGGCGGCGTCGACCAGGGAGGTCAGGTGGGGTGACCGGAAGTCGGCGGTGTTCGCGTCCGTGTCGCGGTGTTCGTACCAGGCGATCAGGGGCAGCGCGGTGAGCAGGCTGCCGGGCGGTGCGTCGGCTGCTGCCTGCCGGGCGAAGGACATGGCGCGCTCTTGCGAGCCGCGCCACTTCGCGCACCAGTACTGGAGCGCCGCGTAGTGCGCGTCGTAGTGGTGCGGGTCGCGGGTGGTGATCTCCTTCCAGATCCGGTGCATGTGCTCTTCGGGGTAGCCGAGGCCCAGTGCCGCCCATATCTCGTTGACGTGGGGCGTGGGGTCGTCCGGGTTCAGCTCGGCCGCGCGTGCGTTCTCCTGTGGTACGCGGGCCAGGGTGGTGTGGAATCCGGCGAACTGTTCGGCGCTGGTGTGCTTGGCCCATCCGCTGCCGCGCCGGTGCCAGGCCAGGTTGACCATCGCCTTCGCCCGCACCAGAGCGAGGTCGGCGTCGTCCGGCCCGACTGCGGCCTCCCACGTGTGCAGCCAGCTGTCGGGGCGGGCGGCTCGATGGGAGCCGAGGGTGGCGGCGTAGGAGGAGCGGCGTGCCCAGTCGCCGCGCTTCCTGGTCTCGGCCATCAGCCGCGCGGCCGGCTCCCAACTGCCCCGGGCGGCTGCGGCGGCGGCCGATTCCAGCTCGGGGTCGGGCGCCGCGCGGCCGGTGTTCTGCCTGGACTGCGGGAGGAGTCCGGACTTCCGGGCGGCACGGGACGAAGTGCGGCCGGGTACGTCGCCGGTGGTGCGGCGGTAGAAGACGACCGCCACGGTGATGGCGAGCCCGATGACGACGATGCGTGCGATTTCCACGGTTGGAGCCCCGATAGGAGTGATCGAAACAGGTGGGGGGACACGGGAGTATGGACGGGGAGCGTGATCTGTCGCAAATACGTTTCCGCTGGTGAAGGAGGCGCCCGGAGCCATCGCCGCGGCTGGTGCGCATGTCTCCGTCTCCGTGGTGCGTGGCAGCGGCCCGGCTCACGTCGGGTTCGCCACCGTGGCCTGTGCGCGGATGACGTCCTTGAGCGGGAACCGCAGCGGGTCGGTGGCTACCGTTTGAGGTAGGCCAGGACGGCCAGTACTCGGCGGTTGTCGTCTGCGGATGGTTCGATCCGGAGTTTGGTGAAGATGGCGGCGGTGTGTTTGGCGACGGCGCTTTCGCTGATGAACAGGGTTTGCGCTACGGCTGCGTTGGAGCGGCCCTCGGCCATCAGGGCCAGTACGTCCAGTTCGCGCGGTGTCAGCTGGGCGGTGGTGCCCCGGGCGTCGCTGCGGGCCAGCAGCCGTGCGATGACCTGCGGGTCCATCACCGTGCCGCCTGCGGCGACGGTGCGTACTGCGTCGACGAACTGGGTGGTGTGCGTGATCCGGTCCTTGAGGAGGTAGCCGATGGCGCCTTGGCCTCCGGCGAGCAGTTCGTGGGCGTAGAGCTGGTCGACGTACTGGGAGAGTACGAGGACGGGCAGCGCCGGCCGGGATCGGCGTGCTTCGAGGGCGGCTTGGAGGCCCTCGTCGGTGAAGGTGGGTGGCAGGCGGATGTCGACGACGGCGACGTCGGGTTGTTCTTCGAGGAGTGTTTTGAGGAGGGCGGGGCCGTTGTCGACTGCGGCGATCACCTCGAATCCGTGTTCTTGGAGGGTGCGGGTCAGTCCGTCCCGGAGGAGGAAGAGGTCTTCGGCGAGGACGACGCGCACGGTATCTCCAAGGTCGCGGTGGTCGGGCCGCCCGGCGGGCTGTGCAGGACGAGGGTTCCGTCGAAGGGGTCCAGGCGGCGGCGTACGCCTTGCAGTCCGCTTCCGTCGGGGTCGGCGCCGCCGCGGCCTGCGTCGGTGACCGTGGCGCGCAGGGCGCCGTCGGTGTGGCTGAGGCGGATGTGGACCTCGGGGGCGCCGGAGTGTTTGGCGGCGTTGGCGAGGAGTTCGGCGACGGCGAAGTAGCCGGCGGATTC
Above is a genomic segment from Streptomyces sp. NBC_01233 containing:
- a CDS encoding response regulator transcription factor, with the protein product MRVVLAEDLFLLRDGLTRTLQEHGFEVIAAVDNGPALLKTLLEEQPDVAVVDIRLPPTFTDEGLQAALEARRSRPALPVLVLSQYVDQLYAHELLAGGQGAIGYLLKDRITHTTQFVDAVRTVAAGGTVMDPQVIARLLARSDARGTTAQLTPRELDVLALMAEGRSNAAVAQTLFISESAVAKHTAAIFTKLRIEPSADDNRRVLAVLAYLKR
- a CDS encoding GNAT family N-acetyltransferase; this translates as MSLSGIEFADWRAVHSWASLSEVCRFQTWGPNTEEQTRVFVMAAVEAWSHTPGQRFAHVARVDGEVVGIGELHVRSRGQRQGEITYAVHPRVWGQGVGTAIGRQLLARGFEELELHRIYATCDPRNLGSARVLGKLGMTWEGRHRHTAVIRDGWRDSDVFAVLEDEWRAPAPSPWPPRG